Proteins from one Impatiens glandulifera chromosome 2, dImpGla2.1, whole genome shotgun sequence genomic window:
- the LOC124924295 gene encoding probable polygalacturonase At3g15720 has protein sequence MSSPLFEYIKCHKKKQVDARSSINYEYCSLAHAIDELCWLQSLLGELHVSLNRPPIIWCDNIGVAFLAANPVFHIPSFMLEWSNTILTFSCSLLLILDLTLAVTFDVTEFGAKGNGDVDDSQAFLQAWDKTCASSSNATMVVPEGNKYLLAPLQFNGPCKGPSVQVQIDGTLVAPKTIGEWTGCVGNTWIGFSYVDGLRVYGNGTLDGQGSLWWENPGNEDHNDDIINDNNLNQKKASICSRPMGLKFSSCKNLELSGLTHINPPKRHINFLSCNQVTISGLTITAPKDSPNTDGISISSSTNVNITNSIIGTGDDCVAICPGSSNIFVEGVQCGPGHGISVGSLGGGGSQDTVEDVHILNCNFTGTQNGARIKTWQGGKGYARNITFEHIQLNDVKNSIIIDQNYCNGKHDCPAKSGAVEVSNVKYINVQGTSAIKQAILLDCSNEVPCNNIVFDNVNITSSSMGDNVYATCKNANVSVPSVVYPVVSCSIGDI, from the exons ATGAGCTCGCCTTTATTTGAGTATATCAAATGTCACAAAAAGAAACAGGTTGATGCTCGTTCTagtataaattatgaatattgtTCCCTTGCTCATGCTATTGATGAACTTTGTTGGCTCCAATCTCTACTAGGTGAGCTTCACGTTAGTTTGAATCGTCCTCCTATTATATGGTGCGATAACATTGGTGTTGCATTTCTCGCTGCCAATCCCGTCTTTCATATCCCGTCTTTCATGCTC GAGTGGTCAAATacaattttaacattttcatgttctctattattaattttagacCTTACTTTAGCAGTTACATTTGATGTAACAGAATTTGGTGCCAAGGGAAATGGAGATGTAGATGATTCTCAG GCTTTCTTACAAGCATGGGATAAAACATGTGCAAGTAGCAGCAATGCTACCATGGTGGTTCCTGAAGGAAATAAATACTTGTTGGCACCTCTTCAATTCAATGGTCCCTGTAAAGGACCATCTGTTCAAGTTCAG ATTGATGGAACCCTGGTGGCACCCAAAACCATAGGTGAATGGACAGGTTGTGTGGGCAACACATGGATAGGGTTCTCATATGTTGACGGTCTTCGAGTTTATGGAAACGGGACACTTGATGGGCAAGGTTCACTATGGTGGGAAAATCCCGGAAATGAGGATCATAATGACGATATAATTAACGATAACAATTTGAATCAAAAA AAAGCAAGTATATGCTCACGACCAATG GGATTAAAGTTTTCAAGCTGCAAAAACCTTGAATTAAGTGGTTTGACTCATATCAACCCTCCAAAGAGACATATAAACTTCCTTTCATGCAACCAGGTTACCATTTCTGGCCTTACAATAACCGCACCCAAAGACAGCCCTAATACGGATGGAATCAGCATCTCTTCCTCAACTAACGTTAATATCACCAACTCTATTATTGGCACAG GGGATGATTGTGTTGCAATTTGTCCCGGTAGTTCAAACATTTTTGTTGAAGGAGTTCAATGCGGACCTGGGCATGGCATAAG TGTGGGTAGCCTCGGTGGAGGCGGGTCTCAAGATACTGTGGAAGATGTTCATATACTAAATTGCAATTTCACTGGAACACAAAATGGTGCAAGGATAAAGACATGGCAG GGTGGAAAAGGATATGCAAGAAATATTACATTTGAACACATCCAGTTGAATGATGTTAAGAACTCTATTATTATTGATCAAAACTATTGCAATGGAAAACACGACTGTCCCGCAAAA TCGGGCGCGGTGGAAGTGAGTAAtgtgaaatatataaatgtgCAAGGAACGTCTGCAATTAAGCAAGCAATACTCCTAGATTGCAGCAATGAAGTTCCATgcaataatattgtttttgacAATGTAAACATAACTTCAAGCTCTATGGGTGACAATGTTTATGCGACTTGCAAGAACGCGAACGTGTCTGTCCCTTCCGTAGTGTATCCAGTTGTATCATGCAGTATTGGTGACATTTAA
- the LOC124924296 gene encoding probable polygalacturonase At3g15720 has translation MVVPGGKTYLLSPLQFKGPCKGPSYIQVQIDGTLMGPKTKSDWTGCVDGAWIEFSNVDGLQIFGSGKLDGQGSPWWKTFYYDRDNNINDNYQNEGIKGQKPSTQGMCSQPPMGLRFSRCKNLELRGLTHINPPGRHISIYSCSDVTITQLTITAPENSPNTDGIGISFTHNVNITNSIIGTGDDCIAISSGTSNIFIEGIQCGPGHGISVGSLGQSGSVDTVEDVHIVNCNFTRTTNGARIKTWQGGKGYARNITFEHIQLNDVKNSIIIDQNYCNGKHNCPEKPGAVEVSNVKYINVQGRSAINQAILLDCSNQIPCSNIVFDNVNISSSSKGNVYATCKNADVSIPSNAYPTVSCSKAGI, from the exons ATGGTGGTTCCTGGAGGAAAGACATACTTGTTGAGTCCTCTTCAATTCAAAGGTCCTTGTAAAGGACCATCATATATTCAAGTTCAG ATTGATGGAACCCTAATGGGACCCAAAACCAAAAGTGATTGGACTGGTTGTGTGGACGGTGCATGGATAGAGTTCTCAAATGTTGACGGTCTTCAAATTTTTGGAAGCGGGAAACTTGATGGACAAGGTTCACCATGGTGGAAAACTTTCTATTATGACCGTGATAACAATATCAATGACAATTACCAAAAC GAAGGAATTAAAGGCCAAAAACCGTCGACG CAAGGAATGTGCTCACAACCACCGATG GGATTAAGATTTTCAAGATGCAAAAACCTTGAATTAAGAGGGTTGACTCATATCAACCCTCCAGGTAGACATATAAGCATATATTCATGCAGCGACGTTACAATTACCCAACTTACAATCACCGCACCCGAAAATAGCCCTAATACGGATGGAATCGGCATCTCTTTCACACATAACGTTAATATCACCAACTCTATTATTGGCACAG gTGATGATTGTATTGCAATTTCTTCTGGTACTTCAAACATTTTTATTGAAGGAATTCAATGCGGACCTGGGCATGGCATAAG TGTGGGTAGCCTCGGCCAAAGCGGGTCTGTTGATACTGTGGAAGATGTTCATATAGTAAATTGCAATTTCACAAGAACAACTAATGGGGCAAGGATAAAGACATGGCAG GGTGGAAAAGGTTATGCAAGAAATATTACATTTGAACACATTCAATTGAATGATGTTAAGAACTCTATTATTATTGATCAAAATTATTGCAATGGAAAACACAATTGTCCGGAAAAG cCGGGCGCGGTGGAAGTGAGCAATGTGAAGTATATAAATGTGCAAGGAAGGTCGGCAATTAATCAAGCAATACTCCTAGATTGCAGCAATCAAATTCCATGCAGCAATATTGTTTTTGACAATGTAAACATATCGTCAAGCTCTAAGGGTAACGTTTATGCGACTTGTAAGAATGCGGATGTGTCTATCCCTTCCAACGCATATCCAACTGTATCATGCAGTAAAGCTGGCATTTAA